Within the Micromonospora citrea genome, the region CAGGAACGCCAGCCCGGTGCGCAGCGCGTCGTAGCCGCGGACCGTCTGGAAGTAGACGGTCAGGAAGTACAGCAGCGTGCCGAACGTCGCCATGTACAGGAACGTGACAAGCGTTCCGGTGCCCAGGTCCCGGCCGCGCAGCAGCCGCAGCGGCAGCAACGGATCCGCGCTGCGCACCTCCACCGCGACGAACGCGGCCAGCAGGACCGCGCCGGTCACCGCCGAGCCGAGCACGGTTGGCGCGGTCCAACCGGACTCCGGCCCCTGCACCAGCGCGAACACCACCAGCGTGGTGCCGGCGGTCGCGGTCAGCGCACCAGCCAGGTCGAAGCGTCGGCCGGTCCGGCCGGCGGCGGCACGCGGCACCAGGGGCAGCGCCAGCAGCGCGGCGATGCCGGCGAGCGGCACGTTGACCAGGAACACGGAGGTCCAGCCGAACGCGTCGGTCAGCACTCCACCCAGCAACGAGCCGAGGATCATGCCGCTGCCGCCGGCGGTGCCCCAGACCGCGTACGCCCGGTGCCGTTGCCGCCCCTCGGCGAAGCCGGTGGAGACCAGCGTCAACGTGGCCGGGAACAGCAGCGCGCCGCCGAGCCCCTGCGCCGCACGTGCCAGCACCAGCAGCACCGGGGAGGTGGCCAGCCCGCCGGCCAGGGACGACGCCGCGTACAGCGCCAGTCCCAGCACGAAGACCGGGCGCGGCCCGAACAGGTCGACGGCGCGACCGCCGAGCAGCAGGAACCCGCCGAAGGCGACGGCGTAGGCGCTGACGACCCACTGCAGCGTCTGTGCCGAGAACCCGAGCTGCGCGCCGATCTCGGGCAGCGCGACGTACACGATGTTGTAGTCCAGCGAGATGATGAGCTGGGCGAATGCCAGCAGGGCCAACGCGAGCCCTGGGTGACGGAAGCGGTTTTCCACGATGTCTCCTGACGGCGGCGACCGCCGCTGATTATCTGGATGGTTTGTGTCCAGAATGACGGTCTCGGAAAGCCCTTCCGCGCGGGAAGGGCTGCATCCTGGACACTACATGTCCAGGATATGTGGCGCAACGCTTATCCGGCCCTGCCTACGGTCGCCGCGCCCGAGCCACCGGCGCGCGGCGACCGGGTCTACTCCCGAGGGCCGCTCAACCGACCGCTCAACCGGCCGCGCAGACCGCCTCCACCTGCTTGACGGCGGTCTCCAGGGCTGCGGTGCTGGGCTTCGTCCGGGGGTTGGCCGCGTGCTTGTCGGCGAGTTCGGTCATCGCGGTCGCGACCTGCTTCGTCGCGTCGTTGACCGCGGCGTTCGAGGTGAAGGTGTGCACGTAGAGCCCCGCCGCGCCCGCGGAGTACTGCGCGCTGACGGCGGAGTGGCCCGCCGGGGGCCCGATCTTCTCCGCCTCGGCCACCTTCGCCAACGCGCTCTTGATGTCGCCCTTGATCCTGGTGCACGCGGCCTTGGCGTCGGCGCTCATCGCCGAGCCTCCGTCGGCGCCCGCGCTCGTGGCGGTCGCCTCCGCCGTGCCCGTCGTCGCCTGCGCCGGGCCCGACGAGCCCTCGCCCCCGGACGGCGTCGAGCCGCCCGCCGAGTCGTCGCCGCCGCAGCCGGCCAGCGCCGCCGCCGCGATCATGGCCGCGCTGATCAGTCCGAGCCGAATCGTCCGCACAGTTGCCTCCCCCGTCGCCCGTTGTGTCGGCGGAACCTACCAGACGGTCGAGTGACCGCGGGACGCCGGCTGTCCACAGCCGACAGGGACACCCCCGTCGTGACCGGCGCGTCAGCGGCGGGGCGGTCCCTGCCGGTGCCGTGCGGGCTGGTCGGCCAGCAGGCCCGCCAGCGGTTCGCGCTCGCGCAGGCTGTCGAAGGAGCCGTCGGCGACGACGCGGCCGGAGTCGAGCACCACCACCCGGTCGGCGCGCACGATGGTGGAGAGCCGGTGGGCGATAACCAGGGTCGCCCGGCCCGACCCGGTGGCGGCCAGGGCCCGGCTCAGGTCGCGCTCGGTGCGGGCGTCGAGGTTGGCGACGGCCTCGTCGAGGACGAGCACGGGCGCGCCGGTGAGCAGCGCCCGGGCGACCGCGACCCGGGCCCGCTGCCCGCCGGACAGCGTCGCGCCCCGCTCCCCGACCGGGGTGTCCAGCCCGTCCGGCAGCCCGCTGGCGAACGCGCTGACCTGCGCGGCGTCGGCGGCGAGCCGGACGTCGGCGTCGGTGGCGTCGGGCCGGCCCAGGCGGATGTTGTCGGCGATCGACCCGGGGAAGAGGTGCACGTCCTGCGGGACGACCGTGACGGTGCGCCTCAGCTCGGCGTCGGCGAGATCCCGCAGGTCGACGCCCCCGACAGTGATCCGCCCGGCGGTCGGGTCCGCGAAGCGCAACAGCAGGTGCGCGCAGGTGGACTTGCCGACCCCGGAGGCGCCCACCAGGGCGACCGTCTCGCCGGGCCGCACGGTCAGCGAGACGCCCCGCAGCACGGGCCGACCCGGCAGGTAGCCGAAGTGCACGTCGTCGAAGACCACCTCGCCGCCGCCGGTGGGGGCGGGCACGGGGCGGGTCGGGGCGGTTACCGCCGCCGGCGCGCCCAGCAGCGCGTCGATCCGGCCGGCGGCGGCACGTAGGGTGCCTGCCTGCTTCAGCAACAGCGCGACCTGGGCGGCGGGCCCGAGAACGGTGCCGGCGAGGACGACCGCGACCGGTCCCAGCGCGGGGTCCACGCGTGCGCGGCGGACGCCGTCGACGACGACCAGCAGCGCGGCGACGCCGGCCACGGCCAGCAGCGTGTCGACAAGCGCCGTCTCCAGGCCCGCCCGGGCGGCGTTCGCCCGCTGCGCCCGGCCGAGCTGACGGGTCCGGGCGGCCAGGTCGGCGCGCCGCCGCTCCAGCGCCCCGAAGACCGTCAGCTCCCGCAGGCCCTGCACCGTGTCGACCACGTCGGCCGCCAGCCCCGCCGTCGTGTCCCGGATGCGGGCGCCGTGCCGATCGGCGGCGCGACGCAGCAGCCAGGGCGCCACCGCGACCAGCCCGGCCAGCGGCAGCACCACGGCGGGCAGCCACGGGTCGACCGACGCCGCGAGTGCCGTGCCGGCGGCCAGGACGACGGCGGCGGTGATCAGCTGCGCGATCGTGTGCGCGAAGAGCCACTCCAGGGTCTCCACGTCGGACAGCGCGACGGTGGCGAGGTCACCGGAGCGGCGGCCGGCGAGCCGACCGGGGACCAGCCGGGTGATCGCGTCGTAGACCCGCAGCCGCAGGTCGGCCAGGACCCGGTAGGCCAGGTCGTGCGAGACCAGCATCTCCCACCAGGTGACCGCGGCGATCACCGCGACCAGGCCGCCGAGCGCCGCCGCGGCCGTCCCGACCGGCGTGGGGCCGCCGGTCACGGCCCGCCCGACCAGCCAGGCGCCGAGCGCCGCCGCGCCGACGGTGGCGAGCTGCCCGACGAGGTTCGCCGCCAGGGTCGCCCGGAACGCGTCGGAGTGCCCGGTGACCGCCGGCAGCAGCCGCCGCAGGGCGCCGGGTCGCGGACCGCCGGGCGGTGACCCGGCGGCGCCGGCGGACGGCGGGGCGGTCGGGAGCGCGTCGGACGCGCGGTCCGTGGCGACCATCAGGCCTCCTCCTGCACGGTGACCAGGTCGGCGTACGCACGGGACGTGCGCAGCAGTTCCTCGTGGCGGCCGGTCGCGGTGATCCGGCCGTCGCACATCAGCGCGATCCGGTCGGCGTGCCGCACGCCCGCCAGGCGGTGCGCGATGACGAGGCAGGTGCGCCCCCGGGCGGCCCCGGCGAGGGCGGTCAGGATCTCCGCCTCCTGCCGCCGGTCCAGGTGGGAGGTCGCCTCGTCGAGGATCAGCACCGGGGTGTCGGCGAGCATCGCCCGGGCGATGGCCAGCCGCTGCCGTTGCCCGCCGGAGAGGGTGGCGCCCCGCTCGCCGACCGGGGTCGCGTACCCGTTCGGCAGCGCGG harbors:
- a CDS encoding MFS transporter, which translates into the protein MENRFRHPGLALALLAFAQLIISLDYNIVYVALPEIGAQLGFSAQTLQWVVSAYAVAFGGFLLLGGRAVDLFGPRPVFVLGLALYAASSLAGGLATSPVLLVLARAAQGLGGALLFPATLTLVSTGFAEGRQRHRAYAVWGTAGGSGMILGSLLGGVLTDAFGWTSVFLVNVPLAGIAALLALPLVPRAAAGRTGRRFDLAGALTATAGTTLVVFALVQGPESGWTAPTVLGSAVTGAVLLAAFVAVEVRSADPLLPLRLLRGRDLGTGTLVTFLYMATFGTLLYFLTVYFQTVRGYDALRTGLAFLVPMAAIVAGSQLAGRLANSRGTRTAMITSLVVGGAGTAILGASLTVDGSYLALLPGLVVLGLGQGAGYTLMFGAATAATPAHQQGIASGVASTAQQVGGAVGLAVLVALANSPANGLTGPALRAATTDGLRTAVFVAAAGIGVTALVALGFTPASRRTTTDTDVAVVHAAA
- the cydC gene encoding thiol reductant ABC exporter subunit CydC, producing MVATDRASDALPTAPPSAGAAGSPPGGPRPGALRRLLPAVTGHSDAFRATLAANLVGQLATVGAAALGAWLVGRAVTGGPTPVGTAAAALGGLVAVIAAVTWWEMLVSHDLAYRVLADLRLRVYDAITRLVPGRLAGRRSGDLATVALSDVETLEWLFAHTIAQLITAAVVLAAGTALAASVDPWLPAVVLPLAGLVAVAPWLLRRAADRHGARIRDTTAGLAADVVDTVQGLRELTVFGALERRRADLAARTRQLGRAQRANAARAGLETALVDTLLAVAGVAALLVVVDGVRRARVDPALGPVAVVLAGTVLGPAAQVALLLKQAGTLRAAAGRIDALLGAPAAVTAPTRPVPAPTGGGEVVFDDVHFGYLPGRPVLRGVSLTVRPGETVALVGASGVGKSTCAHLLLRFADPTAGRITVGGVDLRDLADAELRRTVTVVPQDVHLFPGSIADNIRLGRPDATDADVRLAADAAQVSAFASGLPDGLDTPVGERGATLSGGQRARVAVARALLTGAPVLVLDEAVANLDARTERDLSRALAATGSGRATLVIAHRLSTIVRADRVVVLDSGRVVADGSFDSLREREPLAGLLADQPARHRQGPPRR